The window GATCTGGGATCGCCTCAAGGCTCTCGGTCAGACCGAAAACTTTGTAAAGATTAATCCTGCAAAAGACTGGCGTACCGGTTATGGCAGTGGACCCCGTAAGATCATCAGAGAGGACTTGGCAGAATGAAAACTGAGAGCAGATTAGAAAAAGTACTCGCAGCAGGCCATCTTGCAGTTACCGGGGAATGTGGTCCCCCACGCGGAGCGATGCCTGATAAGGTCCGGGAGAAAGCCAAATACCTGGAGGGTGTGGTCGATGCCGTCAACATCACCGATAACCAGACAGCTATGGTACGCATGTCCAGCTTTGCTGCCTCCGTCATCTGTAAACAAGAAGGGCTGAATCCCTTATTGCAGATGGTAACCCGTGACCGTAACCGTCTGGCCATGCAGGCAGATATCATTGGCGCCTACTCTCTTGGCATAGATACCATGCTCTGTCTCTCCGGCGATCATACCAAATTTGGCGATCACCCAATGGCAGCCAACGTTCATGATATCGACTCTGTCCAGCTGATCCAGATGGTCAAAGATATGCGTGACGAAGGCAAATTCCAGGGTGGAGCCGAAATCAAGGGTGCGCCCAAGATGTTCATCGGTGCCGCCGCCAACCCATTTGCCGATCCGTTTGAGCTTCGTGTAATGCGTCTCGCCAAGAAGATCAACGCCGGGGCTGACTTTATCCAGACCCAGTGCATCTTCAACATTCCCAAGTTTGAAGAGTGGATGGAAGGCGTACGCAAAATGGGTCTGCACAAGAAAGCCTACATTATGGCTGGTGTTACACCGATTAAATCTGTCGGTGCCGCACGTTTCATGAAGAACAGAGTGCCGGGGATGGACGTTCCTCAAGAGATTGTCGATCGCATGGCGTCTGTTCCTAAAGAGCAACAGCCTGAAGAAGGCGTCAAGATCTGCGTTGAGGCTATCGAGCGCATCAAAAAGATCGAGGGCGTCGCCGGGTTCCATATCATGGCTATCGAATGGGAAGAAAAAGTTGAGGAAATTTGCGAAAGAGCGGGACTTCTGCCACGCCCTCAAGTATAAATGCGTGTTAGGATGATATCAATTCAACCTTGTGCAAGGAGGAAGTACACGTGAGCGATAAGCAACTGATTTTGGTCGTAGATGACGATACAGATCTCGTGGAAATGGTCTCCATGAAACTGGAAAATGAACACTTCCGGGTAGCCAAGGCGTATGATGGCATTGAGGCTATGGACAGGATTCAGGAAGAACGTCCCGATCTCATGGTGCTCGATGTAATGATGCCCAGAAAGGATGGCTACACTCTGTGTGATGAACTTAAAACATCAGACGACTACAAGGATATCAATATTGTCCTGTTAACCGCTGTTACCGAGGCTATCGGTACCACCAACTATACCCATCTGGGGGGCAAGACTACCCTCGCTGATGATTTTATCTCCAAGCCGATTGACCTGGATAAACTCGTCGGGATAGTTCGTGACAATCTGTAGTATATAAAGTTCGCTCTACAGGTGACTTTACACAGTAGTACAACTGCTGCAGCGGTAGAGGCAAGTCCATACCCTGCAGCAGTTTTTCTGATATATTTCAAATTGCAGCACGTAATCCCGCATTTTCCATAAACATGTGACATTCGCGGGTTGTGTTCGTTTTTCGTTTTTTTGCATGAAAACCTCTAAAACCGCTCATCTCCACTATGGAGGTCCATGGATAGAGAGCTTGCAAGAACAGAGAATCGTCTCAGTGTTGGCGGAATAAAGCTCAGCCCCGAGCTTGTTCTATTCAAGTACTCACGCCGCATACACCAGCCGTGCGCCCTGCTTTCGGCACTCCGCACACTTTCCCGTCAACAGATCAACATTTTCTTTCTCAGCCAATCGCTGTACGCTGAAAAAAGTTCCGTTACAACCAACTTTTGCACACTCCCCGAATATACAGATACCACCCTCGCCGCGCTTACGGGAATGAAACCGGCAGGGAAGAATATTACGATTCATTCAACCGTCGGGGCACTGAGCATATACCCCCACAAACATAATTTTTCATTATTAGGTAAGGTTCTCTCAACATTAGTTGGAGATGGACTGCCAATTAATGGCCTCTGTACTTCCGTCTCGGCCTTGTCCATCCTGACTGATTTTAGCCAATACGACGCTGCACTATCAGCTTTAGCGAAGGTTCTCGATCTGCCGGATAATCACTCGCCATTTCGTCAGGAATTTCGCATTCGACAGATCAGCCCCTGATACTTTCTCCCTCAGCTTCATGGAGGTACGATTTGGAAACGATTGCAGTATATTGGGAACCGGTAGTACGGGTTTATGGCTATGAAATCAAGCGTAACATATCCCTGATCGAACTGGACTTGCCGTTTGACAAGCTTGAGGCCGCAGGTGAACGTGCAGACCAGTTAGCCCGCAATAATAAAGGTTTCACCATGACTCTGGTTCAGCAGGACTCTGAACGCAGATATCGTTTCTGTATTGCCACCGACAACGAAGATGCAGATACCGTTGTCAGAATATTCTGCCAGATTGCAGCTACATCCGAGGATGTGTTGGTACGCGAACCTCACAAGGTCGAATTGCTCTCCTTTCATGGCCCCCACTTTCAGGACAGGTATGGAATCGCCGAAGCAACCTTCAGCACTTTGGCTCAAAGCGATATACTGATTTATGCCGCGAGTTGTACCGGCACCAGTGTCTATCTGATAGTGGAGGAAGGCAAAGCCGAAGAAGCCCGAAATATACTTTCAGCATCATTTGTAGTTCCTGAACCCAAAGCCAGAAAAGACCTGCTGCGAAATTGAACACCCTTTAAATCTCATTTATGGAGTTGTTACTGGCATGGAACGTTTTTTGGACGAACTCGACTGGCGGATACGAATATTTGATTCGCTCTCTCATCCTACCCTGATACTGAACAGGGAAAGAGAGATTATTGCCGCCAACAAAGTTTTTTACGAACGATTTCAAACCAGTCGTGAAGAACTGGCAGGCCGATGCTGTTATGATAAAAAAAACAATCAGCTCCTCGCCTCATTTCTGCCCTGTACCACTGAACGGTGCCCCCATCAAATTGCGGTCGAAACCGGCACCACACAATCGATCCAGATAAAATCTACAGATCTTTCCGGTAACCTCAAGTGGGAAGAACGCTTCTTCTCCCCCATCCTCGATGATAACGGCGAAGTAAAATACATCATTGAATCAATCAGGGATATTAGTAAAATCAAGCATCTTGAGCGAAAATACTCAAAAATGCGGGAGTTGATCGATAAGGTTGTGCAAAGCTCAGTCAGCGCCATTGTTGCAGCAGACCGTAGTGGGGAAATCATTCTGGTCAATGAAGCAGCTGAAAAGTTATTCGGCTATTCACTCCTGGATGAAGAATCAATAAGCATTGAGGATTTCTACCCCCCCGGCGTGGCGCGGGCAATAATGGAGGACCTGCGTGATGAGTCCATCGGCGGCCGGGGTAAACTCCCTGTCACCAACGTGGCAATAGTCTCTCGATCAGGTGAATCGATCCCTGTGGAAATGACTGCGGCCATAATTTACGAGGATGGTACAGAGACAGCCACCGCAGCCATATTCAATGACCTTCGTGAAAAGCACGCTGTCGCCAGAAGGCTCAAGGAAACAGAGGTCCAACTGGCCCACTCTGAAAAACTCGCATCTATCGGACGCCTTGCTGCCGGAGTCGCCCACGAGATCAACAACCCGCTCACCTCGATTCTGCTTTACGGCAATATCATGTATAACGCGCTTGAGTCTGACCACCCGTTTTCTGAGAATCTCCGTTTTATTCTTGAGGACGCAGAGCGTTGCACCTCGATTGTCAAAAACCTGCTGGCCTACTCACGACAGACCAGCCCGTCACGAGCTATTTTTTATCTCAACAATATGGTCAATGAAAGTCTGGGCCTGATCCGGGATCAAAAACTCTTTATCAATGTCAAAATTATCAAGAATTACGATGAACGGCCAATACTTGTTAACGCAGATAAGAATCAGCTTTGTCAGGTGGTTATCAACCTCTTGCTGAACGCCTTCGACGCCATGGGAGGAAATGGCACCCTCACCCTTACAACCTATAAAACCGAAGACTTCAAAGCTTTTATTGAAATTAAGGACTCCGGTGACGGTATCAGCAGCGAGATTCGCTCGAAGATTTTTGATCCTTTCTTTACCACCAAACAACCCGGTAAGGGTACTGGTCTCGGACTCAGCATGGCATATGGCATAATGCAGGAAAACGCAGGAGAAATTTACCTCAAGGAAACGGGCGATGACGGTACGACAATTGTTCTCGAACTTCCGGAAGAACCGGTTAACGACGATTTTCCATATTGCTCTATCTGTTGATAGATATTCCTGATTATCCCTCACGCGCTGCTTCACGAAGCAAGAGGCGTGAGGAGCAAGGAGTTAGGTGGAAAGGTGTACTATATTAACCTTCAGGAAGCGTTTCCTGCAACACGACCTAATGAATCTATTCAAGAAAAAACATTTGCCCATCTGTCACGCCTCACACCTCTCTCCTCCCCTTTTCAAGCTAAAGATTAGGGGTAATAAGCGTCCCACAGGGCTCGCCAGGTGTAATTTAATGGCTGACAGAATTCCAATGATAAAAGCCTCATACAACTTTGGCAGTTAGAAGAAAGATATTTAAACAACCTATTCCCTTAGAAGCTTGATCAATCCCTATACAAATTTAGATATTTATGCAAAAAACTTTATAAGAATATGGATTTGGCAAACAATACACGTTATAAATCAAGGAGCCTCTGACAAACGTTTACCTCAATCTTTTTTATCAACTCCAATGCTGAACCATAAGCCCTTGAAACTATATCATACATCTAAAACTACCTAGCCAGCTGAAAAGACAACGGAGGGATCCAGCAGCACAACTACACAGATGTAATCAGTATTCGAAAGGAATATATAACCAATTACATAGCGTGTTTTTTGTGAAGCCTTAACAAGTTCAACCACGAACATAACAGAGGGTAGAGAGACCTATTATGAACTTCAACATACTTCTGACACTAGCAGTTCTCACCTGTCTGGTAGGTTTGGCGCTCCGACTCTACGCATGGTTTTCCCAGGGAATTCATCCGCCATCATTCTCTATTTCACCCTTTCAAAGACTAACCTGGGCCCTGCAAGCTGTTGTTGCCACTCTTTTCAGCGGCAAGGTCATCTCGCTCATCAAATCGATATTCACCGATCTGCTTTTTCAAAAGCGGATAATGCAGAAATCACTCCTTCGCTGGACCGCGCACAGCCTCATCTTTGCTGGTTTCATACTGCTTCTTTTGATGCACGCCATGGAGTCGGTAATCAGTGCCAACCTTTTTACGAATTACGTCTCTACCCTGAACCCATATCTCTTTCTCCGTAACCTCTTCGGAGTAATGGTTATTGCTGGCATTGGTATCGCGGTCTTCAGAAGAATCACGCTCAAGTCAAAGCGTCTCATAAGTTACAATAGTGACTGGGCTGCCTTGATTCTGGTTGGGGTAATTATTTTATCAGGAATGCTGCTGGAAGGTTCGCGCATATCCTCCTACACTGTTTTCCAGTCGATGATGGAGGAGTATGGTGCATTCGACGAGGCAGAAGCTGCCAATGTTGAGGCGTTCTGGGTCGCTGAGAATGGTCTTGTTTCACCGAATATCTCTGGCCAAATTCCAGCCGCGCAGATTGAGCTTGGTCGCGAGGCGAACAGCTTCAGCTGTATTGAGTGCCACGCCTCAAACAGTTCCGCTTTTGCCAGTTACAGCCTTAAGGGTATAACGCGTCCCTTTGCCATGATTCTTGGCGACAGTACAGCGGTAGGCTTGTTCTATTTTCTCCACGTACTGTTCTGTCTGACCTTCCTCGCCTGGCTGCCGTTCAGCAAGATGTTTCATATCATCTCCGCACCGGTCAGCCTTCTTTCAAGAAGCGTAGTCGGCCCGGGCGCCCAAGAATTAGAAGAGAATGAGGGGCCCGGTCTCGCCAACACACTTACCAGTCAGATGGTTGGCCTGTCTGCCTGCACCCACTGCGGATCATGCTCTACAGAATGTTCCTCTTCCATGTTTTTCGAATCATTTAAAAATGATTTCATCCTTCCTTCAGAGAAGATGCAGTTTCTCAAGCATCTGGCAGCCGGCAATCCGATTGACCCGCAAACCCGCAAGCAACTCCAGGAAGGGTTATACGTCTGCACAAGTTGTGACAGGTGCACCGAGATCTGCCCATCCGGAATCAACCTTAAAGGTATCTTCATCAATGCCCGTTACGCGCTTCTGGAAGACGGCATACCCGAAAAGACCCTGATCAGCCACTTTTCCTTTCCGCTGGCTCTTGCTCAACGATATCCAGACAGTCATCTCAAGGCGCTGAAGGCAGTTGAAGAAATATTTCGCAGAACCTTCCAAAAACTCACGGACCTTGCCCTGCCACTGTCTCTCTCACCAGCCGGAGGCATGCTGAATGACAGTTATAAAAGTTGTTACTCCTGCCAGCGATGCACCAACATCTGCCCCGTGGTCCGCAGTTACAGCAATCCTGTCGAGTCTCTTGATATGCTGCCACATCAGCTCATTTACAGCCTCGGAATCGGTAACAGTGAAGTCGCCATGGGCTCTCAAATGATCTGGAGTTGCTCGACCTGCTACCTGTGCCAGGAACATTGCCCCAACCAGGTTGAACTCACCGATATTTTTTACAACTTGAAAAACGCTGCATTGAAGAAAATTGATTCCGGAGAACGCTCATGAAATACGCTTTTTTTCAAGGCTGTAACATCCCAATACGCATACAGCAATATGCAACGGCGACAGAGGCTGTATTGAAAGTTTTTGATGTTGAGCTGCACGTGGAAAACGATTTTAACTGCTGTGGCTATCCAATGCGTAATGTCGATGAAAAATCGTATATTCTGCCTTCAGCAAGAAATCTCGCCCTGGCTGAGAAAGCCTGCCTCGACATCATGGTGCTCTGCAACTGCTGCTTCCAGAGCCTGAAAAAAGCACAGCATGTACTCGCAAATGACGAAGCTCTTGCCGCTGAACTCAATGAGGTACTGGCCAGAGAAGGTCTGGAATATACGGGCAAGACGCAGGTGCAACATTTCCTGACCATCCTCCATGACCAGATTGGTATTGAT of the Desulfosediminicola ganghwensis genome contains:
- a CDS encoding 4Fe-4S dicluster domain-containing protein — protein: MNFNILLTLAVLTCLVGLALRLYAWFSQGIHPPSFSISPFQRLTWALQAVVATLFSGKVISLIKSIFTDLLFQKRIMQKSLLRWTAHSLIFAGFILLLLMHAMESVISANLFTNYVSTLNPYLFLRNLFGVMVIAGIGIAVFRRITLKSKRLISYNSDWAALILVGVIILSGMLLEGSRISSYTVFQSMMEEYGAFDEAEAANVEAFWVAENGLVSPNISGQIPAAQIELGREANSFSCIECHASNSSAFASYSLKGITRPFAMILGDSTAVGLFYFLHVLFCLTFLAWLPFSKMFHIISAPVSLLSRSVVGPGAQELEENEGPGLANTLTSQMVGLSACTHCGSCSTECSSSMFFESFKNDFILPSEKMQFLKHLAAGNPIDPQTRKQLQEGLYVCTSCDRCTEICPSGINLKGIFINARYALLEDGIPEKTLISHFSFPLALAQRYPDSHLKALKAVEEIFRRTFQKLTDLALPLSLSPAGGMLNDSYKSCYSCQRCTNICPVVRSYSNPVESLDMLPHQLIYSLGIGNSEVAMGSQMIWSCSTCYLCQEHCPNQVELTDIFYNLKNAALKKIDSGERS
- a CDS encoding PAS domain-containing sensor histidine kinase; the encoded protein is MERFLDELDWRIRIFDSLSHPTLILNREREIIAANKVFYERFQTSREELAGRCCYDKKNNQLLASFLPCTTERCPHQIAVETGTTQSIQIKSTDLSGNLKWEERFFSPILDDNGEVKYIIESIRDISKIKHLERKYSKMRELIDKVVQSSVSAIVAADRSGEIILVNEAAEKLFGYSLLDEESISIEDFYPPGVARAIMEDLRDESIGGRGKLPVTNVAIVSRSGESIPVEMTAAIIYEDGTETATAAIFNDLREKHAVARRLKETEVQLAHSEKLASIGRLAAGVAHEINNPLTSILLYGNIMYNALESDHPFSENLRFILEDAERCTSIVKNLLAYSRQTSPSRAIFYLNNMVNESLGLIRDQKLFINVKIIKNYDERPILVNADKNQLCQVVINLLLNAFDAMGGNGTLTLTTYKTEDFKAFIEIKDSGDGISSEIRSKIFDPFFTTKQPGKGTGLGLSMAYGIMQENAGEIYLKETGDDGTTIVLELPEEPVNDDFPYCSIC
- a CDS encoding response regulator — its product is MSDKQLILVVDDDTDLVEMVSMKLENEHFRVAKAYDGIEAMDRIQEERPDLMVLDVMMPRKDGYTLCDELKTSDDYKDINIVLLTAVTEAIGTTNYTHLGGKTTLADDFISKPIDLDKLVGIVRDNL
- a CDS encoding methylenetetrahydrofolate reductase, which translates into the protein MKTESRLEKVLAAGHLAVTGECGPPRGAMPDKVREKAKYLEGVVDAVNITDNQTAMVRMSSFAASVICKQEGLNPLLQMVTRDRNRLAMQADIIGAYSLGIDTMLCLSGDHTKFGDHPMAANVHDIDSVQLIQMVKDMRDEGKFQGGAEIKGAPKMFIGAAANPFADPFELRVMRLAKKINAGADFIQTQCIFNIPKFEEWMEGVRKMGLHKKAYIMAGVTPIKSVGAARFMKNRVPGMDVPQEIVDRMASVPKEQQPEEGVKICVEAIERIKKIEGVAGFHIMAIEWEEKVEEICERAGLLPRPQV